Proteins encoded within one genomic window of Diceros bicornis minor isolate mBicDic1 chromosome X, mDicBic1.mat.cur, whole genome shotgun sequence:
- the LOC131401445 gene encoding small ribosomal subunit protein eS12-like: protein MAEEHIAAGGIVEVNTALQEVLKTALIHDGLAHGIRKAAKALDKRQAHLCMLASNCDEPVYVKLAEALCTKHQINLIKVDDNKKLGEWVGLHKTDREGKSCKVVGCSCVVVKDHGRVSGQGYH, encoded by the coding sequence ATGGCAGAGGAACACATTGCTGCTGGAGGTATAGTGGAAGTTAATACTGCTTTACAAGAGGTGCTGAAGACTGCCCTCATCCACGATGGCCTAGCACACGGAATTCGCAAAGCTGCCAAAGCCTTAGACAAGCGCCAAGCTCATCTTTGTATGCTTGCATCCAACTGTGATGAGCCTGTCTACGTCAAGTTGGCAGAGGCTCTTTGTACAAAACACCAAATCaacctaattaaggttgatgacAACAAGAAACTAGGAGAATGGGTAGGCCTCCATAAAACTGACAGAGAAGGAAAATCCTGCAAAGTGGTTGGTTGCAGTTGTGTGGTAGTTAAGGACCATGGCAGAGTCTCAGGCCAAGGATATCATTGA